The window tcagtggcagaactagaaatagaacccagatctcctgacttttAGTTACTGGGGCCTAGGCCATCCATCACAATTCCTCCTTAAACAAAAAGGACACGTGATTTACGTGGTACAATAAATATGGGTTGCTGAGTTCTGCTCCACTATTTTCTCTGTCCTTTTAGTGACTGGATTTATTCTCTTTTCTTCCACATGCCAAACTGGTTTTAGTTCAGTTTCACAGTTTCTTCCTCTAAttatgacttttttctttttttccctcttcatcaCTTCCTTTATCCCATTATCTTGCAGGTTCTGTTGCAAATTCCCCATAATTCCCTTTGGTAATCTTCCTTCCAGCAACGCTTTTGTGGTCTTTGAGTAACTATAATGTTATCTGTAAGTggagagcctgatcctgcagtctttgcACTGAGAAACTTTTGTTGAACAGCATGAATATCTTTAATGGGAGTTGCTCCTGCATAATGACTACAAGATCAGGCCTAGTCTAATTTTGTGTTACTGTTTTACTTTTTGCTTCTGTTTAAATAATGGTATTGTATCTAAATTTAACAGTTGTCTTTCAGATATTTGAAAATCTTCTGTAGAAGACCAATAGCCTAATTTAGAGAAAAAAAGTTCAGACTTCCATAATGATGGTAATTTGAACCATTACTGTTTGCCAACATGTGTGTCTTCATAAAACAGTTGTTTGAGATTTCAAGACAACACATGTTGTGGTGGTTCCTGAATGTAACATCCACTTGTAGTTAACTTTTTATATGAATACAGTAATGTAATAGTCATAAAAATGCTTCCTAGGATTTtagaaagaaatttaaaaatagcaaatggTAAATTTATTTGGTGAGCACTATGTGAAATTGCTAACAGtcaaaatgtaggtttcagagtgatagccgtgttagtctgtattcgcaaaaagaaaaggcctacttgtggcaccttagagactaaccaatttatttgagcataagctttcgtgagctacagctcacttcatcggatgcatactgtggaaagtgtagaagatcttttatatgctttgtgtgtataaaagatcttctgcactttccacagtatgcatccgatgaagtgagctgtagctcacgaaagcttatgctcagataaattggttagtctctaaggtgccacaagtagtcaaAATATAGTTACTCTTAGAACAATTGGAATATAAGATCCCATCCTGAGAGCTctgtggggtgttttgtttttaaaagtggaaaTAATTTGTAGGTTATGTTAAATCTTAAGAGAATTAGGGATTTTCAAACTGAATATAGTATTAGTCAGTCAGAGATGAAATGGAAGATCTAGTGGATTGAGAAAGGGACTGAGAACTTGAAACACCTGTTTTTTAAGCCGATTTttgccttttttggggggggttccACTTTGGGCAAAGCACTTAATTTTTCTGTCCGTCCcagtttgtaaaatgaggatagcaGTTTCTTTATAGGATTAATTAGGTTGTATtgctctttaaaaatgtaatgtgaTATATTTAGAATTCATataataaagaaaacagaaacaaataaaaatttgGATCATCCAGTCTCATCCGCTATCTATTTCGCTTTACTACTTACTGTTCCATTCAACCTAATATCTTCTCTGATCTTGAAATACCTGCAATGTTAGTGCTCAAGCCACCTCTCTTGGTAGTTCGTTTCTGTATTTATTCTTGTTAGTTATTCCTGTGTTGCACttatttcctgaaatgtagccTGAATGTTTTCTTCCTTGGTTCAGTGTTTCTGGGTTTTTAAccgttttaaaataatttattgaaGTTATTtacacattttcaattttttttaatgaataattcAGTTTGGTTATAGTCACTCTTACTACATTTTTTAATGCTTATGAAAGGTGCCCAGTTGGCAGTCTTGAATACTTAAGTTTAAATATGGTCAGAGGTAGTGCAAGCATTCCTAAACAGCTTTGTTTAATGTGCATGAATGTTGAAGTGAGGTGTGTGCACCCTTGTCCACTAGGCAATGGACTGAGACTATCAACTCACTTTACAAAGGCTGTCATAAGTAACACCTAAGGGTAACTCTTGGTAACTAACGTCCTGGAACATTCTGAGATGTCTGAAAGTAAGGAAATGAATACTGGTGGTTCAATGGCTCTGGTATATGCATCATCAATATAGTTCATACCCAGCCTTGAACACTAAAACCTAATGAATGTTTCCCAGGACTCAAGGTTTCATTGtataccctcccccacccccaaaataaaataaaataaaaccagtctAATTAAGAACTGAACCACCACCAGAGACAGGAAAAAATGAACCTTTGTTCATGTTCTTTTTTCAAAGGACAGCATAGTAGAAGTGTAACACCTTTTCCTCTCTTATTACTTTATTGCAGCATCCCTTGGTATAAATTCAATTTTTGGGgaggattaaaataaaaaaaacttataTCCAAAAGCTGAGGGTTTTTCATCTTGAGCCATAGcgatgcttttatttttctgctcCAATTGTTATAACCCACTGTAACTTCCTAATGACAAACATACCTAGTAGCTTGTAATATAATAtataactgtattttaaaaatatatttcttgtAAGTATTTTTAAGGTACATATATGCGGAAACAAATGTAATTCATGTATTTATAGATTTAACTAAAGTAAATCTTTCTGATGAATAAAATTTTTGTACCTTATCCCAATGCTGGTTTTCTTATGTCTTTATAACTTTGAAAGTATTAATGGATCATATGTTCATTTTCAGATCCCTCAAGGAAGGACTAATTGAAGGAGATAGTTTAAATGTGTGACATTGCTGCAGGGAAATCTCTGGAAGTTAACCATCTTCTTGCTTGGTACCTTGCTTCTATCAGGGTAAGTTTAGGCTTTTGATCTTCATGATCTTCTGAAAAATTAGTAGAAGTGAATAGATACTGATCACAACATatgttatgggttttttttttataactacattctgaaatttaaaaaccCGTTCAGTCCCATGGCAAGACATAGACAATTCAAAGCAACTCTTTTTGCAATGATGTCATGCATTTCCTCAGTATGCTTTAATTCACAAAGCCCTTCTTTTAGGGACCCAAAAATAGAAACTCTGTGATCCTTTAGTAACCCCAAAATTTTGGAAGGTAGGGGATTttagaaatgaaacaaaacaaaggtcTGAACTCCCAGCAATCAAAAACCCTAGGGAAAGTTTCTAGAAATTCATGTTTTAATCAGATCTTTAATGATACTTCAGTGTAATTATTTTATGTTGAATAGAATAAGACTATATAACTCATATCTTACCATGAATTTATAGAAAATGCACATTTGTAAGTTTACAAAATTTGTAAACATGGAACATTTAGAGGTAGGGTTATATTGGTGTACTTAGAAGAAAATCTTGCTTCCCTTTAGGGAACAATATAGTAGTAATGGTCTGTTAAATGCCTACTCATAATGTATAGTCAGCTTATTTCTTTAACAGGTTTATTACTTTctcatgtatttatttaaaaggcaTTTCATTGTCTATTTGTGTTATTTTCTAATTcgatatctatctatatatctatagcTATATCTGTATATGAATGAGATGGAAAAAGACCTGCTGGGTCACGTAGTTCATGTTCCTACTAATGCCAACCCTCCTTACAATTTTTTCCTTTGTCCATCTTGTTAATGCTCCAACGCTCCAACTGATGCAGCTTTTACCACTTTCCATGAAAGATCTTCATCAGTCTAATTCACCTGTCAGGAACTTTTCACTGCTACTCAGCAAAAAAACgtatttttctttccttaattTCATTCTGTTATTCCCAGTTGAAATAGCTCTTAATTCCTCTTGTTCTTAGGTCTTAAGTCTTTTAGAATAACTTCCTTACTGTCTTCTCAGTTGTACAACTGGAAAGTTGGTATTATGTTCTGAACCCAGATTCCTTaaaaggagaggagaaggaaagacTTAGTGTGCAGTTTATATATTAAAAGGGatacattaaataaaaatcaattatgtCTGAAAACATTTATATGCTAGAATTATGAGTAACTCCAAGTTTGTTATAACTGAAAgcttagaagatttttttttctatgatGTTTGTTTACCTCTCATTTGACAGTATTCTGTCTGCAGCTGGTATCAGTCTTTGGTGTTGTCATTCATTTTGTCCTGTTTATGCCATCTCACAGTCACAAGggaaataaaacttttaaaaatcgaAAAGGAGAATGTGAAAATGAAACCTTAAATTTGTAGATATAGTAACTGAAATTATTGTTTACTATTTTTTTCAACTAACTGGATTTCAAATGATATGTCTTTTGAAATAAATCAGTGAATCAGACCTCCTTGGCCAAGACTTTACATTCCAACTTTCAGTCCACAGCAAATTTTTACTGGACTGTGGGGAACAGAAAGtagtttataataaaaatgttgactCAGCGTCTAATTCTTATCTTGTGAATGATGCCACTATAATGTGTTTTACTTTAAAAGACAAATAAACCTAGTATTATCTATAAACAGTGTTCCAATTTATTTTTGCTAAATAGTTTTGCTGAGAGAGCCATTGTGTTTTAGCCCTGCATTCTCCGGGTTGTAAGAACAGAGAAAAACCTAGGAAGAAGGAACTTACAAAATCTTACATTGTTTTACTCTTTTTGAACATGTTTCTGTCAGAGACCGTTGGCAAATAATATCAAGCATAATAAAATGCATAATAGTTTTGCCTCTTGTGACCAAAAAACTCACTGTGATGTAGAAATCAAGCTGAGTTTAAATTCcttgtttttaatgaaatgtaTTTGGTTTTAAAATTACCCATTTTAGTAATAGCAGCATAGCTGAGATAACACTGTAGGTGAAAACTGTTTAAATTTTAAGTAAGTGAGTATCATGACAACGGATGGTACATGTAAGCATTTTGCTTCTGATCAGTTTGAAGCTCAGTTTTAGTTCTTTCTAATCTAGATGTCAAATGGAAAGCTGTGTTGAAGCGTTACATTGGCTTTACAAGATAAAGccatgaaaaataatttcttgAATATTTGACATCAGTTTAGTCTATTTACAATACATTCTTATTTGCCTCATCTTAATTTAGAATTTCAAATAtagatacattttaatatttgccTATCTGTTTTAAGTCTTGACCTAAACTTTGGCAGGTTTTGGAAATGTATTATGCcaaccttttttttgtttttgtttttgttaaaactaAGAGCTTGTCTATATGAGACattagtgtgcagcaagccacGGTGCAAATCTGCAGCACGTTAGTTTGCAGTGTACTAACATCctgtgtaaacaaggcctaaaGAAGCTTTCTTGGAATCATATCATTCATATCCACTGTAGTTGATGGATTTCTTAGGATAATAAAAATAAACGACTAAATTATAATTTAAGTCTGATTACAAAATTGAGATACAAAATTGGAATTTCAGTCTATATAGCCCACCTAAaaatttttctttgtgttttggttGCTTATACATGCACaattgcatgtttgttttatgaGCCCATACATCTGTACAAATGTATGGGTGGTACTCTAATCTAGCAGTAGTCCTACCAAGTCTTCCGTGTCATCTGATACTCCTTGTTTTCCCAGAAGTCTGTCAAAGGGGATCATAATTAGAATAGACTAGCTATTGAGATGTACTCcactctttcccctctccccataaCTTCATAGTTTCTAAATTAAATAGATGATATGTTAAGAAAGCTAAAAGTTAGTGATAGTCTTTGTGCCATATTATTGTTTCAGAGATACCATTGTgaacctggagtaactccattatatttggtgtttgtttaaaattttgttgttgttgtttacaaCAAATTCtaaacctttatttttcttgaaagCAACGTGAATGGTACCGAGTAAAAAATAAAGATTGTGTGTATTTCAGTATTAAGGTTATTTTGTAAATCCCAATTCTGGATGATAACATTTTGTTTCCTTCTACACTTTGTTAGTGATTTGTTCTGCTCAAATGGGTTGCTGTCAACTATGAAATctagtccatttaaaaaaaaaacaaccaaatatTAGTTTTTGGTATGTGTGTGTACTCCTTAGTTACTCTACCAAGTCTTTTGTTTTTATACTCTGTTTTTAAGCATTTCTTTACTGAAATAAGTATTCAAGGACTGTCATGCAGATTCCTCCTATTTTTAGTAGGACTTGGATTTTACAAACATAAGACCCTAACCCATCCGTGTAACTTTGTtcatatgaatagtcccattaacttcagttgaaCTACTCACCTGTTTAGAGAGATGCATAAGTTTGTACAGCATCAGTTCCATAGGGAGtatattttgtattgtttttatcTAGGTGAGAATTCACTGTTCTTctcttttaggtttcagagtagcagccgtgttagtctgtattcgcaaaaagaaaaggagtacttgtggcaccttagagactaaccaatttatttgagcataagctttcgtgagctacagctcacttcattgcctTGTGGTATGTGAaagaccaaaacaaacaaaagaaacaatggaACTGATTGTGTAAAGTGCTGCCAAATGCACAGAGCCAACAACCTGAAAAATACCccacagaatttatttttctctcatcTTTTAGAGTAGTTTAAAGTGTTAATTTAGCAACAGTAGTTAAAAATTTTTCAGATGCAAGTTTAAGTTTTGGTGCTTTAAATAATATAAAAGGGTGCAGTCTGAActacaaatgttttatttaaagtatTTATAAAATTTCCTCCTAACTTGAAAAGGGCATTTGTAATATGATATTTGTAAATTAAAATTGATTCACTTTTGCTTATTGAATTTGTATCTTAAATATTCAGTGAAACCatagtcaacattttaaaaaatgacttttttctcTTATAGGACGATGATTCACCTACTCCTGAATATATAAGCTCTCATGGTGATGGGGGAAACAAGGAAAACTGAAATTAATCCTGGAGACGAGGATATACAGTTTTAATTTGAAGAGTTtttttcagaatgaaaaccaCATTCAGTTATCTTGATGAGTGCAGAAGGACGAGAAGAAAGTTATGATGGCTAAAAACAAAGAGCCTCGTCCCCCATCCTATGCTATTAGTGTGGTTGGACTGTCTGGAACTGAAAAAGACAAAGGTAATTGTGGAGTTGGAAAGTCATGTTTGTGCAATAGGTTTGTGCGTTCGAAAGCAGATGAATATTATCCTGAGCATACCTCTGTGCTTAGCACAATTGACTTTGGAGGACGAGTTGTTAATAATGATCACTTTTTGTTCTGGGGTGACGTAACACAAAGCGGTGAGGACGGAACAGAATGCAAAGTTCATGTAATTGAACAGACTGAGTTCATTGATGATCAGACTTTCTTGCCTCATCGGAGTACGAATTTACAACCATATATAAAACGGGCAGCTGCCTCCAAATTGCAGTCAGCAGAAAAATTAATGTACATTTGCACAGATCAGCTAGGCTTGGAGCAAGACTTTGAGCAAAAACAAATGCCTGAAGGGAAACTGAACATAGATGGCTTTTTATTATGCATTGATGTTAGCCAAGGATGCAATAGGAAATTCGATGATCAACTTAAATTTGTGAATAATCTCTATATCCAGCTCTCAAAATCTAAAAAACCTATAATAATAGCAGCAACTAAATGTGATGAATGTGTGGATCATTATCTAAGAGAGGTTCAGGCGTTTGcttcaaataaaaagaaccttGTGGTAGTGGAAACATCAGCAAGATTCAATATCAACGTTGAGACATGTTTTACTGCACTGGTACAAATGATGGATAAAACTCGTGGCAAACCTAAAATAATTCCGTATCTGGATGCCTATAAGACACAGAGACAACTTGTTGTTactgcaacagataaatttgaaaAACTTGTGCAAACTGTGAGAGACTATCATGCAACTTGGAAAACTGTTAGTAATAAACTGAAAAATCATCCTGATTACGAGGAGTACATACATTTGGAAGGAACAAAAAAGgccaaaaatacattttcaaaacacatAGAGCAGCTTAAACAGGAACATataagaaaaagaagagaagaatATATTAATACACTGCCAAGAGCTTTTAACACATTGCTGTCAAACCTTGATGAGATTGAACACCTGAACTGGTCAGAAGCCTTGAAGATAATGGAGAAAAGGCCAGACTTCCaactttgttttattgtattAGAAAAAACACCCTGGGATGAAACCGACCATATAGACAAAGTGAATGATAGGAGGATTCCATTTGACCTTCTCAGTACATTAGAAGCTGAAAAAGTCTATCAAAACCATGTACAGCATCTTATATCTGAGAAGAGGAGGGTTGAAATGAAGGAGAAGTTCAAAAAAACTCTTGAGAAAATACAGTTCATTTCACCTGGGCAGCCATGGGAAGAAGTTATGTGCTTTGTTATGGAGGATGAAGCGTTCAAATATATCACTGATGCAGACAGTAAAGAAGTATATAGCAGGCATCAGAGGGAAATAGTTGAAAAAGCCAAAGAGGAGTTTCAGGAAATGCTTTTTGAACATTCGGAACTGTTCTATGACCTAGATCTTAATGCAACACCCAGTTCAGATAAAATGAGTGAAATTCATGCAGTTCTGAGTGAAGAGCCGAGATACAAAGCTTTACAGAAACTTGCACCTGATAGAGAATCCCTTCTTCTTAAACACATAGGATTTGTTTATCATCCCACAAAAGAAACTTGTCTCAGTGGCCAAAATTGCATGGACATTAAAGTAGAGCAGTTACTTGCCAATAGTCTTTTGCAGCTTGACCATGGTCGCTTAAATTTGTACCATGATAGAGCCAATATTGATAAAGTTAATCTTTTCATTTTGGGTAAAGATGGTCTTGCGCAAGAGTTGGCAAATGAGATTCGGACACAATCCACTGATGATGAATATGCCTTAGATGGAAAAATATATGAACTAGATCTTAGGCCAGTTGATGCAAAGTCACCTTACCTTTTAAGTCAGTTATGGACCTCTGCCTTTAAACCGCATGGATTTTTCTGTGT of the Eretmochelys imbricata isolate rEreImb1 chromosome 6, rEreImb1.hap1, whole genome shotgun sequence genome contains:
- the ARHGAP5 gene encoding rho GTPase-activating protein 5 isoform X3, which gives rise to MMAKNKEPRPPSYAISVVGLSGTEKDKGNCGVGKSCLCNRFVRSKADEYYPEHTSVLSTIDFGGRVVNNDHFLFWGDVTQSGEDGTECKVHVIEQTEFIDDQTFLPHRSTNLQPYIKRAAASKLQSAEKLMYICTDQLGLEQDFEQKQMPEGKLNIDGFLLCIDVSQGCNRKFDDQLKFVNNLYIQLSKSKKPIIIAATKCDECVDHYLREVQAFASNKKNLVVVETSARFNINVETCFTALVQMMDKTRGKPKIIPYLDAYKTQRQLVVTATDKFEKLVQTVRDYHATWKTVSNKLKNHPDYEEYIHLEGTKKAKNTFSKHIEQLKQEHIRKRREEYINTLPRAFNTLLSNLDEIEHLNWSEALKIMEKRPDFQLCFIVLEKTPWDETDHIDKVNDRRIPFDLLSTLEAEKVYQNHVQHLISEKRRVEMKEKFKKTLEKIQFISPGQPWEEVMCFVMEDEAFKYITDADSKEVYSRHQREIVEKAKEEFQEMLFEHSELFYDLDLNATPSSDKMSEIHAVLSEEPRYKALQKLAPDRESLLLKHIGFVYHPTKETCLSGQNCMDIKVEQLLANSLLQLDHGRLNLYHDRANIDKVNLFILGKDGLAQELANEIRTQSTDDEYALDGKIYELDLRPVDAKSPYLLSQLWTSAFKPHGFFCVFNSIESLNFIGECIGKIRAEASQIRRDKYMASLPFTLILANQRDSISKNLPILRHQGQQLANKLQCPFVDVPAGTYPRKFNEAQIKQALRGVLEAVKHNLDVVSPVPTIKDLSEADLRIVMCAMCGDPFSVDLILSPFLDSHSCSAAQAGQNNSLMLDKIIGEKRRRIQITILSYHSSIGVRKDELVHGYILVYSAKRKASMGMLRAFLSEVQDTIPVQLVAVTDSQADFFENEAIKELMTEGEHIATEITAKFTALYSLSQYHRQTEVFTLFFSDVLEKKNMIENSYMSDSTRESTHTSEDVFLQSPRGNSLAYNYYPDSEDDTEAPPPYSPIGDDVQLLPTPSDRSKYRLDLEGNEYPVHSTPLNCHDHERNHKVPPPIKPKPLVPKANVKKLDPNLLKTIEAGIGKNPRKQSSRVPLAPPEDSDQSDNYAEPIDTVFKHRGFTDDIYAVPDDSQNRIIKIRNSFVINAQGDEENGFSDRISKSHGERRPSKYKYKSKTLFSKAKSYYRRTHSDASDDEAFTTSKTKRKGRHRGSEEDPLLSPVETWKGGIDNPAITSDQELDDKKMKKKTHKVKEDKKQKKKTKAFNPPTRRNWESNYFGMPLQDLVTPEKPIPLFVEKCVEFIEDTGAKGFLNLE